A genomic segment from Hippoglossus stenolepis isolate QCI-W04-F060 chromosome 3, HSTE1.2, whole genome shotgun sequence encodes:
- the il10 gene encoding interleukin-10 gives MAPWSLLLSLVLLSLLSSAWTSPMCNNHCCRFVEGFPVRLRRLREDYYHIRDFYEANDDLDTALLDQSVEESFKSPFACHAMDSILDFYLSTVLPTAMAGVTEETKDLKPHVESIQQIFDELKEDVTKCRHYFSCKKQFDIKDLNSTYTQMENKGLYKAMGELELLFNYIEKYLASKRQRNNEVSA, from the exons ATGGCTCCTTggtctctcctcctgtccctggttctcctgtctctcctcagctctgccTGGACGAGTCCCATGTGCAATAACCATTGCTGCCGTTTCGTGGAGGGCTTCCCTGTCAGACTCAGGAGGCTCAGAGAGGACTATTACCACATCAGAGACTTCTAC gAGGCAAACGATGACCTAGACACGGCGCTGCTGGATCAGAGCGTGGAGGAGTCTTTCAAA AGCCCGTTTGCGTGCCACGCCATGGACAGCATCCTGGACTTCTACCTGAGCACGGTGCTGCCCACAGCCATGGCCGGAGTGACGGAGGAAACCAAGGACCTGAAGCCTCACGTGGAGTCCATACAGCAAATCTTCGACGAGCTCAAGGAAGATGTCACCAAATGT AGACACTACTTCTCATGCAAGAAACAGTTTGACATCAAAGACTTAAACTCTACTTACACTCAG ATGGAGAACAAAGGTCTATATAAGGCCATGGgcgagctggagctgctgtttaACTACATTGAGAAATACCTGGCCTCGAAACGGCAGCGAAACAATGAGGTCTCCGCCTGA
- the il19l gene encoding interleukin 19 like — protein sequence MEMLLSCSLCLLLLLSCLSEPVESRRLHLGSCSVDVHTHELRKYYSAIRSDVLAGDHEIGVKLLDGSLIKNVPEGQKCCFLHLLLRFYVERVFSNYASSHPQHQRFSSTLANAFVIIRKDIHKCHCHCEEETQRTIDSLHAEFIKLQANEGAQKAMGELDTVLEWLEGLSQNAHS from the exons ATGGAGATGCTGCTCAGCTGCTCTCTCtgcctgctcctcctgctcagcTGTCTGAGCGAACCTGTGGAGAGCCGACGCCTTCATCTGGGCAGCTGCTCTGTCGATGTTCACACACATGAACTGCGGAAATATTACTCTGCCATACGATCAGATGTG TTAGCAGGAGACCATGAGATTGGAGTAAAACTTCTGGATGGATCATTGATCAAAAATGTCCCG GAGGGACAGAAGTGCTGCTTCCTGCATCTTCTGCTGCGTTTCTACGTTGAGCGAGTGTTCAGCAACTACGCGTCCTCACATCCACAGCATCAGCGCTTCTCCAGCACTCTGGCCAACGCTTTTGTCATTATCAGAAAAGATATACATAAATGT CACTGCCACTGTGAAGAAGAAACCCAGAGAACAATCGACTCCCTTCATGCTGAGTTTATCAAG CTTCAGGCAAACGAGGGAGCCCAGAAGGCCATGGGAGAGCTGGACACTGTGCTGGAGTGGCTGGAGGGACTGAGCCAGAATGCACACTCGTGA